A window of the Herpetosiphon gulosus genome harbors these coding sequences:
- the pyrR gene encoding bifunctional pyr operon transcriptional regulator/uracil phosphoribosyltransferase PyrR has product MTPKQLMNDEEIRRALKRIAHEIVERNAGASLVSLVGIHRRGVPLARRLAAMIAETEHVQVPVGELDIGLYRDDLHSRGPAPILGRTILPELGKRVVVLVDDVLYTGRTIRAALNELSDWGRPSAIQLAVLVDRGHRELPIRADFVGKNIPTAKNERVDVQLSEIDSAQDSVVIVQED; this is encoded by the coding sequence ATGACACCCAAACAGTTGATGAATGACGAGGAAATTCGCCGCGCCCTCAAACGCATCGCCCATGAGATCGTTGAGCGCAACGCTGGAGCTAGTTTGGTTTCGCTGGTGGGGATTCATCGACGAGGTGTGCCCTTGGCTCGCCGCTTGGCCGCGATGATCGCCGAAACCGAGCATGTGCAGGTGCCAGTCGGCGAGCTTGATATTGGCCTTTACCGCGACGATTTACATTCGCGTGGGCCAGCCCCCATCTTAGGCCGCACGATTTTGCCCGAATTAGGCAAACGCGTGGTGGTGTTGGTCGATGATGTGCTCTACACCGGACGCACCATCCGCGCCGCCTTGAATGAGTTGAGCGATTGGGGTCGCCCAAGTGCCATCCAACTGGCCGTACTGGTCGATCGCGGCCATCGCGAGTTGCCAATTCGCGCCGATTTTGTGGGCAAAAATATTCCAACCGCCAAAAATGAGCGGGTTGATGTGCAACTCAGTGAAATTGATTCAGCCCAAGATAGTGTTGTAATTGTGCAGGAGGACTGA
- a CDS encoding dolichyl-phosphate beta-glucosyltransferase yields MAHTDYSVDIVIPVLNEEQQLEQSVLALRDFLQASCPYRWRIIVADNGSTDRTPQICQDLRSRFPGEVDFERLEQRGRGRALRTAWLKSSADILCYMDVDLSTNLRALPPLLAALIHSDYSLGTGSRLMHGAIVTRQWKREMISRAYNLLIRVLFWHRFRDAQCGFKAITRQAAQELIPMVRDNEWFFDTELLLKAERRGYRIFEVPVEWIEDLGTTVKIVKTAWQDIKGLVRVRLGG; encoded by the coding sequence ATGGCACACACCGACTACTCTGTTGATATCGTAATTCCGGTATTGAATGAAGAGCAGCAGCTAGAGCAAAGCGTCTTAGCCCTTCGCGATTTTTTGCAGGCCTCGTGCCCCTATCGTTGGCGTATCATCGTTGCCGATAATGGCTCAACCGACCGCACGCCCCAAATTTGCCAAGATCTGCGCAGCCGTTTTCCTGGCGAGGTCGATTTTGAGCGCTTGGAGCAACGTGGGCGAGGCCGGGCGTTGCGCACTGCTTGGCTCAAAAGTTCAGCCGATATCCTGTGTTATATGGATGTTGATCTTTCGACCAACCTGCGGGCCTTACCACCATTGCTTGCTGCCCTAATTCACAGCGATTATAGCCTTGGCACTGGCTCACGCTTGATGCACGGAGCGATTGTTACGCGTCAATGGAAGCGCGAAATGATTTCCCGCGCCTACAATTTGTTAATTCGAGTGCTGTTTTGGCATCGTTTTCGTGATGCTCAATGTGGCTTCAAAGCGATTACGCGTCAAGCAGCCCAAGAACTCATCCCAATGGTGCGCGATAACGAATGGTTTTTTGATACTGAATTGTTGCTCAAAGCTGAACGGCGGGGCTATCGCATTTTTGAAGTGCCAGTTGAATGGATCGAAGATTTGGGCACGACGGTCAAAATTGTTAAAACCGCCTGGCAAGATATTAAAGGCTTGGTGCGGGTTCGCTTGGGCGGCTAA
- the fahA gene encoding fumarylacetoacetase: MLNETHDPDLRSWVASANLAGADFPIQNLPFGVFRRQASQEHWRIGVAIGTEILDLNKAADYLNELDQASLAACRAENLNQLMSLTPAVWSTIRLQLSRMLREGTNLQAELTPLLLAQAEAEMALPATIGDYTDFYASIFHATNIGSMFRPDNPLLPNYKYVPIGYHGRASSIRVSGATIKRPNGQTKAPEAEVPTFGPCRLLDYELELGFWVGQGNDLGQSVSIEQAEDHVFGVCLLNDWSARDIQAWEYQPLGPFLAKNFISSISPWVVTLEALAPYRCPAFERPADDPAPLAYLDSPANRSAGGLDLVLEVSLQTASMRAAGQAAEVISLGNFSDMYWTFAQMLTHHTSNGCNLQPGDLLGSGTISGPSKNSRGCLMELTWRGQEPIQLSNGEQRRFLQAGDEVIIRGWCGAADGLKIGLGECRGVVMD; encoded by the coding sequence TCCAGACTTGCGCAGTTGGGTAGCCAGCGCCAACCTCGCTGGAGCCGATTTTCCGATTCAAAATTTGCCGTTTGGCGTGTTTCGCCGCCAAGCTAGCCAAGAGCATTGGCGCATCGGCGTAGCAATCGGCACTGAAATTCTTGATTTAAACAAAGCTGCTGATTATTTGAACGAGCTTGATCAAGCCAGTTTGGCAGCCTGTCGGGCTGAAAACCTGAATCAATTAATGAGCCTAACGCCTGCGGTTTGGAGCACTATTCGTTTGCAACTCAGCCGAATGCTGCGCGAAGGCACAAACTTGCAAGCCGAATTAACCCCACTACTGTTGGCTCAAGCCGAGGCCGAAATGGCATTGCCTGCCACAATTGGCGATTACACCGATTTCTATGCCTCGATTTTTCATGCGACCAACATTGGCTCAATGTTCCGCCCTGACAATCCACTCTTGCCCAATTATAAATATGTGCCAATCGGCTACCATGGGCGAGCCTCATCGATTCGGGTTAGCGGTGCAACAATCAAACGACCCAATGGTCAGACCAAAGCTCCCGAGGCTGAAGTACCAACATTTGGGCCATGTCGCTTGCTCGATTACGAGCTAGAGCTGGGTTTTTGGGTTGGTCAGGGCAACGATTTAGGTCAGTCAGTCAGCATTGAGCAGGCCGAAGATCATGTATTTGGGGTTTGTTTGCTCAACGATTGGTCGGCACGCGATATTCAAGCCTGGGAATATCAGCCGCTCGGGCCGTTTTTGGCCAAGAATTTCATCAGCAGCATCTCGCCATGGGTCGTCACCCTCGAAGCCCTTGCCCCCTATCGCTGCCCCGCCTTCGAACGTCCCGCCGACGATCCTGCGCCACTCGCCTACTTGGATAGCCCAGCCAATCGCAGCGCTGGCGGCCTTGATTTGGTATTGGAAGTCAGCTTACAAACTGCCAGCATGCGTGCAGCAGGCCAAGCCGCCGAAGTCATCAGCCTTGGCAATTTTAGTGATATGTACTGGACATTTGCCCAAATGCTGACCCATCACACCAGCAATGGTTGCAATCTACAGCCTGGCGATTTATTGGGCAGCGGCACGATTTCAGGCCCAAGCAAAAACTCACGCGGCTGTTTGATGGAGCTAACCTGGCGCGGCCAAGAGCCAATTCAGCTCAGCAATGGTGAGCAACGCCGCTTTTTGCAAGCTGGCGATGAAGTGATTATCCGCGGCTGGTGCGGTGCTGCCGATGGCCTAAAAATTGGTCTTGGTGAATGTCGTGGTGTTGTGATGGATTAA